aattattaaacccaaaaaaacgaAAGCTGCATGTCCCAATTATTACCAATACTATTCCTTCTATCTTCTACCATTGACCTTGCTTCTGGCTTTGTAACACTTCAATTCCTTCCAAGACAAACCCCAAATTTcacaaatagtaaaaagaaaacttaaaaaaatagtgGAAGAATTACacaaaactaataataactcAACCCATTTGTCTAGCATTTCATCAATCCACAatgaaacttttcaaaaaaaaaaaaaaaaaaacgcaagggaatcctttcttttttctttttctttttttgtttcaaattaaaaaaagaaaaaagaaaagataaggaCAAAAAATCAGATAAGAAAACTCATTCACGGAGATCCATTTTCGGATCGATCAAAGTGGAGAAGTTGACCACAACATTTGGGGCAATCTTCGACCTGTTTGGGCACCATGAAATACATGAGACAGCTCTTGCACCCAGCCACAACCAAAACATGGTCTTTATGGTCTTTCTGATCTACCCGGTAGTGCTCTCTCGAGGAATCTGGAGGAGAAGAGTACTCTGACGAAGATTCCTCACTGTCACATGAGCTGTCGTCTTCTGTGTAGAAATCACCGCTGTATTCTGGTGTTGTTCTTGGATCATCTCTTGCTTTCATACCGTTCCTCCAGTTTATATAGTAAATCTCCCCTGtctgccaaaaaataaaacccattaaCAGTCAGACCACACAATCCTTAAAGAACTAAACAAAACCATGACATTAATTTGTTCatggaagaaaaacaaaaggtacCATCACATCACACAAAATGTACCTATTTTCCGTTTTGCACTAAAAGAAATGTGTTGTGTTTATGGAAACTATTAGTCTAAAACCATATGATCTAACACAGGaaatcttccttttttttcttctaagacAAACTGTACGCATCTAGGAAGACTAGTATTTGATCAAGCCCAgaagggtatttttttttttttctttgatttaagAGAAATTTATGTTGTGATCAAACCCCAAaaagtttctttctttattgttCAACAAA
This genomic stretch from Quercus lobata isolate SW786 chromosome 3, ValleyOak3.0 Primary Assembly, whole genome shotgun sequence harbors:
- the LOC115981716 gene encoding uncharacterized protein LOC115981716, with translation MTAPNMAAITASLERSLKNCSLNQQTRGGSGSGLARRQGVSSSFDETPDNHVPNSDTALELNSNISLPYHWEQCLDLKTGEIYYINWRNGMKARDDPRTTPEYSGDFYTEDDSSCDSEESSSEYSSPPDSSREHYRVDQKDHKDHVLVVAGCKSCLMYFMVPKQVEDCPKCCGQLLHFDRSENGSP